The region ACGGCATTTTTAAATGCCTGCATGGCTCCCAGATAGTCGCCCCGGTTAAACAAGGCATTGCCCAGGTTGGTATACAGTTCCCAGTCGGGATGCACCTGCAATCCTTGCTGCAGCACTTGCAGGGCTTCCTCACTGCGGTTCAGGCGCTCCAGGGTGGCGCTCAGCTGTGCGTACGCATTGGCCACGTGCGTGTCGAGCTGTATGGCTTGCCGAAACAGTCTTTCAGCTTCCGCGTAGTTGCCCTTGTTGTAATTAATCCTGCCCAGCATCGAAATGAAAGGACGGTCGTGCGGATAGCGCGCGATGGCCCTGTCCAGCAATTCGCGCGCCAGGTCGAACTGTTGTGCATGGGCGAGCAGGCGAGCCTTGCCGTACATGCCCAGCCGATTGTTCGGTTCCAGGTTCAATGCCGCCGTGATTTCCTGCAAGGCTTGCGGCTGCTTGCCCTGGTGTTCGAGGACCCAGGCTTGCGCCACATGGGCCAGCGCCAGTTGATCGTCAGCCGCCAGCGCCTGCTTCGCGGCGATATCCGCGCGTTGCAGCCAGGTTTCATCGCGGCCGCTACCGATATAGCGCAAGGTGTAGGCCAGCGACAGGCCGGCATTCGCAGCGGCATGCTCCGGATTGTGCTTGAGGATGGTGCTGAAGTGCTCGATCGCCTGCTTCTGCGCACTTTCCTGGTCAAAGGCGCGCATGGCCTCCATCCCGGCCGCCATGCTGGCCATTTCCGAATACGGCGCGGGCGCTTTCTCTCCCGTGATGAACGACTTGATGGCGGGAATTGCCTTGGGCAGCTGCCACCCCGCCAGCACAGCCAGCAGCGCCACGCCGGCGCCCCACTGCACGGTGCGCTTGCGCGGCACGGGCAGGTGGATGGCGATGGTGGACGGCGCATCGTCCTGTGCCGGTGCGGACTCGGACTCAGGCATGGACGCGGGCGCGGAAGGCGCAGCCAGTTCGCCGCGCTGCGCGCCGATGGCCTCGCGCACGTCGCGCATGGTGCGTGGGCGTTCGGAAGGGTCGTGCGCCGTCATCGCGCGCACGAGGGCGTCGATGGCGGGCGGCACCGTATCCGGCAGCGCGGGCCACGGCGCCGTCGCCTGCATGTGGGCGGCGGCCAGTGCCAGGCCGTTCAGGTGCGCAAAGTGGCGCTGGCCCGCCAGCATTTCGTACAGCATGGCGCCCAGCGCATACACGTCGCCGCGCGTGTCGGGCAGGCGGCCCATCAGGCGCTCGGGTGCCATGTAGGCGATGGTGCCCTGCAAGTCGCACAGGGTGGTCGTTTGCGTGGCTTGCGGATCGATGTGGCGCGCCAGGCCAAAGTCGAGGATGCGCACCTTGCCATCGGCCTCGAGCATCAGGTTCGACGGTTTCAGGTCGCCATGCACGAGATCCATGGCATGCGCCTCGTCCATCGCGTCGGCGATCTGGTAGGCGATGTCGAGCGCCGCTGCCAGGCTGGCTGTGCCGCCATGCATGAACTGGCCCAGGGTCTGGCCTTCGACCAGCTCCATGACGATGGACTGGCCCGTGCCTTGGCCCTCGATGGCGAAGATGCGCACGAAGGCGGCATGCTTGAGCGAGGCGGCCAGGCGCGCTTCATTGATCAGTTTTTGCGGATGCAGCACATCGGCTTGCGGCTTCAGGCGCTTCAGGGCCACGCTGCGGCACAGCTTGCTATCCCAGGCTTCGAATACATGGCCAAAACCACCTTCGCCCAGCAAGCGGCGCACTTCGTAGTGCTCGCTGATATTGTCGTCTTGCAGCAGGGGCTGACGCAGGGAGTCGAGCAGTTCCATATACCTTGGCGTGAGAATGCGGCGTCGCGGCATTCAGCATCGCTGGGGGTGAATGCGCAACTAGATTGATTTTGAGTAACTTCCTGATTTAAAACGATTGTTTCGGATAAGTCAATTCATATTGACAAGGAATGAACAAAAGACGCCGCAGGCGCTGCCTTGACGGCACTGCCTGCGGCGTCTTGCGCCCCTTTCTGGAAATGCCTTGCCGCCGCTATGGCGCCAGGCAGGCATCGATGGCCAGGCCCAGCCTGTCGACGATTTCATCGACATGGCGGGCGTCGATGATGTAGGGCGGCGCCAGCAGGATGTGGTCGCCGTGCAGGCCGTCGATGGTGCCGCCCATCGGGTAGCACATCAGTCCCGCCTGCATGGCTTGCGTCTTGATGCGCGCATGCAGGCGCCGGGCCGGCTCGAACGGCCGCTTGCCGGTCCGTTCCTGCACCAGTTCCAGGCCCAGGAACAGGCCGCGGCCGCGGATGTCGCCCACGTGCGGGTGCTCGCCGAAGCGCTGGCGCAGGCGTTCTTGCAGCAGCTGGCCCATGGCGCGCACATTGTCCAGTAAATCGCGGTCCTCGATCTGTTGCTGCACGGCCAGCGCGGCGGCGCAGGCGGTGGCGTGGCCGATGTAGGTGTGGCCGTGCTGGAAGAAACCCGTGCCGGCGCGCAGGGTGTCGCGGATGGCGTGCGACACCAGCACGGCGCCGATGGGCTGGTAGCCGGCGCCCAGGCCCTTGGCGATGCAGATCAGGTCGGCCGTCACGCCTTCCTGCTCGCAGGCGAACAGGCTGCCCGTGCGGCCCATGCCGCACATGACTTCATCGAGGATCAGGAGGATGCCGTGGCGCTGGCAAATGTCGCGCATGCGCTGGAAGTAGCCGCGTACTGCGGGCAGGGCGCCGGCCGTGGCGCCGACGACGGGTTCGGCGATGAAGGCCATGACGTTCTCCGCGCCCAGCGCGGCGATATTGTCTTCCAGCTCCCGGCCCAGGCGCGCCACGTAGTCGCCATCGGTCTCCTGCGCTTGCTGGTCGCGGTACGCATAGCACGGCGAGACGTGGGTGACGCCGATCAGCAACGGTTCGAATTGCTGGCGGCGCCAGGCGTTGCCGCCCGTGGCCAGCGCGCCCAGCGTGTTGCCGTGATAGCTCTGGCGGCGCGCGATGATGTGGCGCCGTTGCGGCTGCCCCTGTTCGACGAAATACTGGCGCGCCATTTTGAGCGCGCTTTCCACCGCTTCCGAGCCGCCCGAGACAAAGTAGACGCTGTCGATGCCGGCCGGCGCCCTGGCGACGAGGAAATCGGCCAGCTGTTCCATCGGCTCGGTGGTGAAAAACGCGCTGTGCGCATACGCCATGGTTGCAACCTGGTGTTGCACGGCGGCGATCACGGCCGCATCCGAATGGCCGAGGCAGGAGACGGCCGCGCCGCCGCAGGCGTCGAGATAGCGCTTGCCGCCGGCGTCGATCAGGTAGGGGCCGTCGCCGCCCACGGCGAGGGGATAGCTGGCATTCAGGCTGCGGTGGAAGACATGGCTCATGGCATCGCTTTCTTATCGGAAAGGGGGAGAGGGCGATTATAGGATGTGCCACGCCGCATTGCAACGTTTGATGTTTTTGTTTTTAATTTACATCATCTGGTGTTTTGCGCGCTTGCGCATACGCGCCCAGCGCCCGCAGCTGGGCCTCGGCGGCGCCGATGGCGTGCACGGCGTCGTGACCCGCGCGCGCCACCAGCAGCTCGGCCAGGCTTTCCACGGCGGCGATGCCGGCCACGATGGAGGGGAAGAACGAGGGGCTGTCGACGGCGATGACGATGCTGGTGTCGGCCCGCATGGCCAGCGGCGACATGGCGCTGTCGCTGATGGCGACCACCGTGCAGCCGGCCTGGCGCGCCGCCTGCGCCACCAGCAGCGCTTCGCTCGAATACGGCGCGAAGCTGACGACGACCACCGCTTCGCCGGCCTGCAGGGCGCGCAGGTCCATTTCCAGCGTGCCGCCCTGGCCGCTCAGCAACTGCACGCTGGGGCGCAGCAAACGGTACAGGTAATGCAGGGTATAGGCGATGGGATGGGCGGCGCGGAAGCCGGCCACGTGCACGCGCGACGCCGCCTGCAGCAGGCCGGCGGCCGCATCCAGGGCGGCATGGTTGGCGCTTTCCGTGGCGGCCAGGTTGCGCTGCTGCGCGGCAAATACCTCGGTGACCAGGTCGCCTTCCTTGCCGGCCAGCGCGTTTGCCTTTTCCGCATATCCGCCGGTGCCGGCGCGCAGGCGCTCGACAAAGATGGCTTTCAGTTCTGGCCAGCCGGCAAAGCCCAGCTGCTGCGCCAGGCGCACCAGGGCGGCAGACTGCACCTGGGCGCGCGTGGCGATGCTGCGCATCGACGACACGGCCACCTCGTCGGGGTGGTCGGCCAGGTAGCGCGCGCCCGCCTGGAATTGCGGACTCAGTTCCGCAAAGCGCGCCTTGATCAGGGCCATCAGTGCCGCATAGGGGTCGTGGGGTGTCGCTGCCTGCATCGCCGTGCCTCAAGTCAATAGGGTGCGCCGATGGTACAGGATTCGTCAGCGCGCCGGTAGCGGCAAGCCCTGCGCCCGGGCACCCGTGCGGGGGCGCAGGCGGGCGAACAGGTGCGGCCCGGCCGGACGCCGGCGCGGCCCCGTCGTCAGCACGCGCAGGGCGGTGGACAGGGGCACGTCATGGCAATGCAGGAACAGGGCGGCGGCGCCCGTGCCGGCCATTTCCTGCAGGGCCAGCGCATGCTCGACCAGCGCCGCCGTGCGCATGTCGAGCCGTCCGGGTATGTCGGGCTGAAATAATTGTGCATCGACGTGCCGTACATCGCGCATGTTGTCCCCGCCGGGTTCGATAGTCGAACTGACAGCATAAAAGTCCCCGGCGGCATCATCTTGCGCCAAATCAATTCCTATGGCGAAGAGATTCCACAAGGCAAAAAAACGCCAACCGTTGCCGGCTGGCGCTGAAAACCCTCGCAAGGAAGAAAAATGATGAATTTCAACGACGTTTCGACGCCTGACAAAACCATCGCGAGCGGCAGCGAGGTGAGGCCGGGAAGCGCGGCGGCATTTTAAGGCCGCGAGCATCGCCGGGCGCAAAGCGCGCCGCGCAGCCGGTCAGCTCAGGTGTCCGCTAGTAGCTCCAGCGCAAGGACAGGCCTACGACCTTGTCATAGCGGCGCACATCGCGCACATATTCCGGCGAGTCATGGTAGTCGTGGTAGGTCGAGTCGAGCAGGTTGTTGGCGTCCAGGGTCACCGTGGTGTTCGGGTTGATCTTGTACGAGATCGACGCGTCCAGGGTCTTCGTCGGCGCCACGGTCAGATGGATGCCCTTGCCGCGGTAGTTGTAGTCATCGACATACTTGTCGCGCCAGCTGTAGGCCAGGCGCGCCGACCATGGACCCTGCTCGTACAGGCCGACGATGTTGGCCGACCACTTCGACATGCCCGTGAACGGATGCGCGCTGCCGTCGATCTCTTCCAGTTCGCCCGTCATGTAGGTGGCGTTCGCCTGCAGGCCCAGGCCGCTCATCCAGCCCGGCAGCTTGTCGTAGAACTGCTGGTATGCCATCTCCATGCCCTGCAGATGGCCCTTCGACGTGTTGCGCGGACGCGTGATGTCGTATTCGATGCCGCCATACGTTTCCTTGGCCGAACCGGACAGGATGTAGTTCTTGAAGTTGTGGCGGAACACGGTGGCCGTGACGGAGCCCGTCTGCGCGAAATACCATTCCAGCGCCGCATCGAGGTTCTTGCCTTCCACCGGTTTCAGATCCGGGTTGCCGCCGCCGCCGGTCGGGCGCACCATGTCCAGGCTCTGGCTCAGGGTCACGCCCGGATTGAAGTCGGCGAAGTTGGCGCGCTGGATGGCCTTGCCTGCCGTGATGCGGCCGATCAGGTCCTGGCGCAGCATGGCTTTCAGGGTCATGCTGGGCAGGACATCCGTGTCGGAAGTCTGCACGCGCACGGGCGAGATGACACCGTTTTGCGAGGAATTGCCCTGCAAGTCCTGCTTGGTCTGCACCACGCGCACGCCGAGCGTGCCATCGACGGGTACCTGGCCCAGCTCGAAGCCGATGCGCGCCTTGCCATAGATGGCGCTGGTTTTTTCCACGTCCTGGAAGTGCGTCAGCGGATCGTCCGGGCTGCGTGCGCTGCTGCCCGTGAATAACTGGCGCAGGGCGGCCGTGTTATTGAGCATGAAGTCGCGGCACGGCGTGATCCAGCTTTGCAGGCCGAAATTGCCCGTGTTGTCGTGCGAGGTGCACGCCAGGCCGGGAATGGCGTCGGCAGTCATGGTCGACGTCAGGCCGCCCTGCACGTTCTTTTCGCGGATCGATTCGGCCTTGCGCCTGGCCACGCGCACGCCGGTCGAGAATTCGCGGAAGAAGCCCGCGCTCTCCATGTCGTAGGTGACGTCGCCGCGCCAGTCGGTGGAACTGCCCTCGTCGTGGCTGTGGTTATCGTAGAAGCCGAGCAGGGTGTAGTTCTTCGGATCGGCCATGTTGTAGCCGGGGTAGCTGATCTGCGCACCGCCGTTCACGTTCGTGCTGCCGATGACGCTGGTCGGATGCGCGAGGAAGTCGAGGATGGGGAATTCGCGCTCGAAGTTGCTCACCGTGCGCGCCAGTTCCGTGGTGGCGCGCAGCTGCGGCGTGATGTCCCAGCGCGCGCCGATGGCGCCCTGCGAACCGATCGAACGGTCGCGCCGCGCCTGCGTCGAGCCGAGCGTGAATGGCGACCATGGGCCGTCGATCTTGCCCACCGTGGCTGCCTGGTTGGTGCCGGGGATCAGCGTGATGTCCGGGTCCTGGCCCCAGGGCAGCGAGCCGACGAAGAACTGGCTGTCGAACGCGTGCTTGATCAGGGTCGACATGCCTTCCGCATACACTTCCACCTGCGAGTTCGGGCGCCACTGGAAGGCCGCATTCGCCGCGTAGCGCTTGCGGTCGCCCACGGTGGGGATCATGCCGACGGAATCGGGGCCCGTGATGTTGCCCGCTTCCGGGCGCTTGACCGGTTCGGCGTTCCAGATCGTCTCGTCATAGTATTTGCTGCGCTGGTAGGACAGGCCGAGCAGGGCGCCGAATTCGCCGTACGGGGTTTTCCAGCGGTTCGAGACCATGCCGCTGACGTTGGGGTCCGTCGAGCCGGACTTGTCGCGGTGCTCGGCGCGCACATTGCCCGATGCCGTGAAGCCCTTGAAGTCGAACGGGCGGTTGGTGCGCACGTCGATGACGCCGGCCGTACCGCCTTCGACCATGTCGGCGCCCTGCGACTTGTAGACGTCCACGCGCTGCAGCATGGCCGTCGGAATGTCGGCCAGGTACAGGCTGCGGCCCACCGAGGTAAACATCTCGCGGCCATTCAGCAGGGTCACCACGCCGGGCAGGCCGCGGATGATGACGGAACCGGCTTCGCCGCCTTCGCGGCGGATCTGCACGCCCGTCACGCGGCCGAGGATTTCGGCCACGTTCTTGTCGGGGAACTTGCCGATTTCATCGGCGACGATGGAGTCGACCACCTGGTCGTTGTTCTTCTTGATCGTCTGCGCGCTTTGGGCGGCGCGGCGTACGCCCGTGACGGCGACGACGGCGATGCCGGCATTGTCGGCTGCCGCTTGCGCGGGTGCCGCCGCTGCCGCCTCTGCCGCTTCTGTCGCCGGGGGCGCCACGGCTGGCGCCTGCTGCGCCCAGACGGAAGCACTGCTCAGCAGGCCGGCGCCGGCCAGCGCGGCCACCGTGGCCTTCAGGGTCAAGCGTGTGTTTTGCCGGGGCGTGGGAATGCCCGCTGCTATCAATCTGTCCATCTTGTCTCCACCTGTATTTTAGTTATGTTGAAAACGCTGCGGCAGCCGCCGCCAGAGCTGAAACGTGCTCGAGAATCATGGTAGGGGGAATGACTTTGCCCCACAAATCACTTCTTTTTTGATTCCCATACCAATTCCGGTATCCCTGCCGCATCCGCGCGCCCTGGCGCCAGGTGCCTGGCTTGGTCATGACGGCGCGTGCCTGCCGCTGCGCGTTGCAAAGCCTCCACAGGCGGGATGAATGAGTTGGTGTCGTGCGCGGGATGCCGCGCTGAGGTGGCGCTGCAGCGGCGCTGCAGACTGGTGGCGACGGATGCGCGGGGACGAAAAAAAAGGCGGCCCGCAGGCCGCCCTTGTGCGCAACGAAGTCGCGCTTACGCTTCGGCGACGCGCTTGGCGATGTGCGCCAGCGCTTCTTCCACCTGGTCGATCAGGATCAGGCACAGATCGCCGTCGTTCAGGCGCGCCAGGGCCTTGTCGATGGCGACGAATTCGCCGTTGATTTCATCGATATGGCTGGTGCGCGTGGCGCCGTTCAGGCCCTGGCGCAGCAGCGCCACGACTTCGCCGTCGGCGCGGCCGCGCTGGCACTGGTCCTGGTACAGCAGGACGTCGTCGAACGCGGCGCCGAGGATTTCCGTCTGCTGGCGGATGTCTTCGTCGCGGCGGTCGCCGGCGCCGCTGATGACGACAAGGCGGCGCTTGGCCGGCATGCTTTCGACGGCCTGCACCAGCGCCAGGATGGCGTCCGGATTGTGGCCGTAGTCGGCGATCAGCGTGGCTCCACGATAATCGAAGACGTTGAAGCGGCCCGGCGCGTTGTCGGCTTCATTGGCAAAGGTTTTCAGGCCCAGCGCGATGGTTTTCCAGTCCAGGCCCACGGCCCAGGCGGCGGCCAGCGAGGCCATGACGTTGTCGACCTGGAAGCCGATGGCGCCATTGCGCGTGATCGGCACCTGCGACAGGGCGATCTCGTGGCGTTCCTGGCCCTGTGCCGCGACCAGCTTGCCGTCTTCCACGTACACCACGCGGTTGCCTTGCGCGCGGTGCGTGGCCATCACGGGGTGCGTCTTGTCGGCGGCGAAGAAGGTCACCGTGCCGCTGCAGTTCTTGGCCATGCGCGCGACGGCGGGGTCGGTGGCATTCAGCACGGCGACGCCGCTGTCGGCCACGTTCTGCACGATCACGCGTTTCAATACCGCCAGGTCTTCCACGGTGGTGATGTAGTTCAGGCCCAGGTGGTCGCCGGCGCCGATGTTGGTCACCACGGCGACCTGGCAGCGGTCGAAGGCCAAGCCTTCGCGCAGCATGCCGCCGCGCGCCGTCTCGAACACGGCCGCG is a window of Janthinobacterium sp. 1_2014MBL_MicDiv DNA encoding:
- a CDS encoding MurR/RpiR family transcriptional regulator — its product is MQAATPHDPYAALMALIKARFAELSPQFQAGARYLADHPDEVAVSSMRSIATRAQVQSAALVRLAQQLGFAGWPELKAIFVERLRAGTGGYAEKANALAGKEGDLVTEVFAAQQRNLAATESANHAALDAAAGLLQAASRVHVAGFRAAHPIAYTLHYLYRLLRPSVQLLSGQGGTLEMDLRALQAGEAVVVVSFAPYSSEALLVAQAARQAGCTVVAISDSAMSPLAMRADTSIVIAVDSPSFFPSIVAGIAAVESLAELLVARAGHDAVHAIGAAEAQLRALGAYAQARKTPDDVN
- a CDS encoding serine/threonine-protein kinase, with protein sequence MELLDSLRQPLLQDDNISEHYEVRRLLGEGGFGHVFEAWDSKLCRSVALKRLKPQADVLHPQKLINEARLAASLKHAAFVRIFAIEGQGTGQSIVMELVEGQTLGQFMHGGTASLAAALDIAYQIADAMDEAHAMDLVHGDLKPSNLMLEADGKVRILDFGLARHIDPQATQTTTLCDLQGTIAYMAPERLMGRLPDTRGDVYALGAMLYEMLAGQRHFAHLNGLALAAAHMQATAPWPALPDTVPPAIDALVRAMTAHDPSERPRTMRDVREAIGAQRGELAAPSAPASMPESESAPAQDDAPSTIAIHLPVPRKRTVQWGAGVALLAVLAGWQLPKAIPAIKSFITGEKAPAPYSEMASMAAGMEAMRAFDQESAQKQAIEHFSTILKHNPEHAAANAGLSLAYTLRYIGSGRDETWLQRADIAAKQALAADDQLALAHVAQAWVLEHQGKQPQALQEITAALNLEPNNRLGMYGKARLLAHAQQFDLARELLDRAIARYPHDRPFISMLGRINYNKGNYAEAERLFRQAIQLDTHVANAYAQLSATLERLNRSEEALQVLQQGLQVHPDWELYTNLGNALFNRGDYLGAMQAFKNAVSENKGNPGNYLLWANLGDSQRWVPGQVELSRDSYRRAIALIKVILQRSPDDPKINSRLALYSAYAGSQDDALKHVAQAVLLAHTLPDIHFRAALTYELIGRRNEALAALSQAIERGYPLNLIESAPDLLTLRRDARYQKLLIDMERNQKT
- a CDS encoding TonB-dependent receptor, which gives rise to MDRLIAAGIPTPRQNTRLTLKATVAALAGAGLLSSASVWAQQAPAVAPPATEAAEAAAAAPAQAAADNAGIAVVAVTGVRRAAQSAQTIKKNNDQVVDSIVADEIGKFPDKNVAEILGRVTGVQIRREGGEAGSVIIRGLPGVVTLLNGREMFTSVGRSLYLADIPTAMLQRVDVYKSQGADMVEGGTAGVIDVRTNRPFDFKGFTASGNVRAEHRDKSGSTDPNVSGMVSNRWKTPYGEFGALLGLSYQRSKYYDETIWNAEPVKRPEAGNITGPDSVGMIPTVGDRKRYAANAAFQWRPNSQVEVYAEGMSTLIKHAFDSQFFVGSLPWGQDPDITLIPGTNQAATVGKIDGPWSPFTLGSTQARRDRSIGSQGAIGARWDITPQLRATTELARTVSNFEREFPILDFLAHPTSVIGSTNVNGGAQISYPGYNMADPKNYTLLGFYDNHSHDEGSSTDWRGDVTYDMESAGFFREFSTGVRVARRKAESIREKNVQGGLTSTMTADAIPGLACTSHDNTGNFGLQSWITPCRDFMLNNTAALRQLFTGSSARSPDDPLTHFQDVEKTSAIYGKARIGFELGQVPVDGTLGVRVVQTKQDLQGNSSQNGVISPVRVQTSDTDVLPSMTLKAMLRQDLIGRITAGKAIQRANFADFNPGVTLSQSLDMVRPTGGGGNPDLKPVEGKNLDAALEWYFAQTGSVTATVFRHNFKNYILSGSAKETYGGIEYDITRPRNTSKGHLQGMEMAYQQFYDKLPGWMSGLGLQANATYMTGELEEIDGSAHPFTGMSKWSANIVGLYEQGPWSARLAYSWRDKYVDDYNYRGKGIHLTVAPTKTLDASISYKINPNTTVTLDANNLLDSTYHDYHDSPEYVRDVRRYDKVVGLSLRWSY
- a CDS encoding aspartate aminotransferase family protein, whose protein sequence is MSHVFHRSLNASYPLAVGGDGPYLIDAGGKRYLDACGGAAVSCLGHSDAAVIAAVQHQVATMAYAHSAFFTTEPMEQLADFLVARAPAGIDSVYFVSGGSEAVESALKMARQYFVEQGQPQRRHIIARRQSYHGNTLGALATGGNAWRRQQFEPLLIGVTHVSPCYAYRDQQAQETDGDYVARLGRELEDNIAALGAENVMAFIAEPVVGATAGALPAVRGYFQRMRDICQRHGILLILDEVMCGMGRTGSLFACEQEGVTADLICIAKGLGAGYQPIGAVLVSHAIRDTLRAGTGFFQHGHTYIGHATACAAALAVQQQIEDRDLLDNVRAMGQLLQERLRQRFGEHPHVGDIRGRGLFLGLELVQERTGKRPFEPARRLHARIKTQAMQAGLMCYPMGGTIDGLHGDHILLAPPYIIDARHVDEIVDRLGLAIDACLAP